The Candidatus Sericytochromatia bacterium genomic sequence ACCACCACTTCGTTGAGGATGCGCCCATCTGACCAGTCTTTGCCGCGACCAATGTGGCCGCCTTCCGGGTTGACCCAGGCTTCCTTCGGAGCGCCCTGCTTGAGCAGCAGGTAGAGGTCTTCAATGGGCACCTGGGTGTCTTTCTCGCCATTGACCAGCAGCATGGGGGCAGAGGGTTTGCTCAGCGCCCCCGCATCCTTGAGCGACATTCGTGGACCGTAGGCCAAAAAGTCCTCCAGCGTATCTACCCCGTATACGGCGGCGCGGGCCGGGAACAGGTCGAACAGGTACTCGCGGGTGCCGAGCGCCTTGAGCTGCCAGTCGCGCTGAAAGTAAGCGTGCACCGGGCCACCCCAGTTGACCACCGCTTTCAGGCGGGTCGGCTCTGCGTACGCCACCCGCGCCGACCAATGGCCGCCCCAGGAGCCGCCCTGGAACCCGATGTGGCCCGGGTCGATGTCGGTGCGGCTTTGCAAGGCGTCGATGACCCGGGAAAACACGCGCTCGACACCGGGTTCTATCCTGACCGGCGATTCTCCCGTGCCCGGCATATCGAGTGCCAGATAGGCCAACCCGGCCTTGAGGTAAGCGGCACCAAACTGGTCAACCACAAATTCCTTGTAGCTGTCCAACCCGCCAATCGTCAGGACCACGGGCGGCCGGGTCACGCCGGGTGGGCGCTGCAGGTAGCCGATGATTTCCTTGCCTTCGAACGGGATGCGCAGCACTTCGATCGCCGGGCTGGCCAGACCGGCATAGGCTCTGAAGGCATCCGTCGCCAGTGCATGGGCACGGCGCTTCTCGGGCGAGTTCTGGGTTGGCCAGGCGCCGAAGCCGTAATAGCGCCAGGCGGACATGTAGGCC encodes the following:
- a CDS encoding alpha/beta fold hydrolase is translated as MTSPTLRHSLFALLLAASTAVMAQIAPARTWPELKQAVQERTDAQRYPMTGFDSKEVAEILSRIQSLDRDEWARSWIQNGEHHMKQAQSLAASSPAQAREAYMSAWRYYGFGAWPTQNSPEKRRAHALATDAFRAYAGLASPAIEVLRIPFEGKEIIGYLQRPPGVTRPPVVLTIGGLDSYKEFVVDQFGAAYLKAGLAYLALDMPGTGESPVRIEPGVERVFSRVIDALQSRTDIDPGHIGFQGGSWGGHWSARVAYAEPTRLKAVVNWGGPVHAYFQRDWQLKALGTREYLFDLFPARAAVYGVDTLEDFLAYGPRMSLKDAGALSKPSAPMLLVNGEKDTQVPIEDLYLLLKQGAPKEAWVNPEGGHIGRGKDWSDGRILNEVVVPWLARKLKP